TGGTCACCAGCACGGTGATGCCGGGCAGCAGCAGCCAGACCCTTATCCCGGTGCTGGAACAAGCTTCGGGACGGCGGATCGGCGAAGGTCTGGGCTACTGTTACAGCCCCGAGTTCATCGCCTTGGGGAGCGTCGTCCATGACCTGTTGAACCCGGACTTCATCTTGATGGGAGAATCCGACCCGGCGGCGGGAGACTGGCTCGAAAGCATCTATAAATCCGTTTGCGACAATGATCCGCCCATCGCCCGCATGGCCCTGGTCAATGCCGAACTGACGAAGATTTCGGTCAACGCCTATGTGACCATGAAGATTTCCTTTGCCAATATGCTGGCCGATGTCTGTGATCGGTTACCGGGAGCCAATGTGGACGAGGTCACTGCCGGATTGGGCCTGGACCGCCGCATTGGCCGTCACTACCTGAAGGGCGCCATGGCTTTCGGCGGCCCTTGTTTCCCGCGTGACAACCGGGCATTCGGGGTGGTGGCCGATCGCATCGGGGCCCGAGCCGATCTGCCCCGTTCCAGCGACTTGTTGAACCAGTACCAATCCCAGCGCATGAACGATATCGTCGGGCGATTGGCCCCATCGGGATGCACCGTGGCGGTGCTGGGCCTGTCGTATAAGCCCCATACCTACGTCATTGAGGAATCCGCCAGCCTGCGGCTGATCGAGGACCTGCATGGCAACGGACATAAGGTCATGGCGCATGATCCCATGGCCCTGGACAATGCCCGCGAGGCTCTGGGCGATCAGGCAGAGTATACCGCCGACATTGCCGATGCCTTGGCGGAGGCGAGCGTCGTCATCCTCGCCACTCCCTGGCCGCAGTACAGGGACATCGACCCGAGTCTGCTCGCGGGCAAAAAGGTCATTGATTGCTGGCGAATGCTCGACGATTCCGAATATGCTGGCCATTGCGAACTGCACCATCTCGGGGCCGGTATCCTGGCCTGAAGACTCCCTCCCTCCCGTTTTTCGAAAGGCGCGACATATGTTTGATTTTTTCCAGCAGGCGGACAAGGACGACCTGATCCTGGTGGCGGGCGGCGGCGGCTTCATTGGCGGCCACATGATCGCCGACCTGCGCCGGGCGGGCTATCGCCGTCTGCGCGCCGTGGATATCAAACCCGTCGAGAACTGGCATCTATCCTTCCCCGACGTGGACAACCAGGTCCTTGATCTGCGAGAGAAACCGGCCTGCATGGAAGCCGCCAAAGACGCGGCCTGGATCTATAACTTCGCCTGCGACATGGGCGGCATGGGCTTTATCGAGTTTCACAAGGCCGACTGCATGCTCTCGGTGCTGATCAATACCCATATGCTGATGGCGGCCCGGGAAGTGGGCGCCAAGCGGATGCTCTATTCCTCCTCGGCCTGCGTCTATGCCGCCGACAAGCAAACCGATGCCGACGTCACCGCCTTGAAGGAGAGCGATGCCTATCCGGCCATGGCCGAGGA
The sequence above is drawn from the Magnetospira sp. QH-2 genome and encodes:
- a CDS encoding UDP-glucose/GDP-mannose dehydrogenase family protein — translated: MDISVIGLGKLGSPMAAIMASKGHRVIGVDYNETFVADLKAGRAPVEEPDLQDLIHQAQGNLDATTRYDDAIARSTATFIIVPTPSVENGEFTNDYVIQTLEAIGQALRNKTEDHLVVVTSTVMPGSSSQTLIPVLEQASGRRIGEGLGYCYSPEFIALGSVVHDLLNPDFILMGESDPAAGDWLESIYKSVCDNDPPIARMALVNAELTKISVNAYVTMKISFANMLADVCDRLPGANVDEVTAGLGLDRRIGRHYLKGAMAFGGPCFPRDNRAFGVVADRIGARADLPRSSDLLNQYQSQRMNDIVGRLAPSGCTVAVLGLSYKPHTYVIEESASLRLIEDLHGNGHKVMAHDPMALDNAREALGDQAEYTADIADALAEASVVILATPWPQYRDIDPSLLAGKKVIDCWRMLDDSEYAGHCELHHLGAGILA